The sequence TTCTTCATCTACAAGATAAATATCTTTAACGGAAGCGGCACCTTTCAAGACGAGCACTTCGAGCCTAAATTCACCAGAACCATCCAGGATTTCAGCATGGGCTTTAATCTTAAACCAATAGATAAAGTTGCATTTTTAACCCAGGCTAAAATCATCTCGGATAAACAGACCATCACTAAAGTATCCGGCGAGGGAGAATACGGCTTTTTCTCTAAAGAGCTTAACGCAAAAATCAGCTTAGCCAACCTTATTCTCCCCGAATTCAATCCTTATTTCAGGGGCCTGCCCTTTTCTATTGCCACAGGAGCGGTAGAAAACGGTAAATTTGAATTGAAATTTAAAGACGGCCTTGCGAACCTGAAAGGATCCCTTGCGGTAAAAGGACTGGCCTTAGGCAAAGGCAACCTGAACCTGACAGGGGATATTAATATCGTGCCGGAGTTAAGTTATGACCGTAAAAAAGACATCTTCAACTATCAGGCCAATTTACAGCTCCTGCAGGCTAATCTTACCGGGATTCAATATATAAATAAATTAAATAATATTTCCGGGGACATAGGTTTGACCAATGACCGGATCTGGACGAATAACCTAAAGTTACAAGCGCTGGATTGCGCATTCCTGCTTAATGGCGCGATAGAAAACCTTATAAACCCTTCTCTCAAAGCCAACCTTACCTGCGAACAACTCAACTTAGAAAAATTATTTTCAATCCTACCTTCTAAACCCAAGGGTTTTAATTTAAGCGGCACCTCCAAAACCCGCATAGATATAGAAGGCCCCATAAACAAACTTCCCTTGGGCATAAAAGCGAACCTGGAATTAAAAGACGCAAAAATAGAGGCTGCATTATTAAAAGATCCGCTAAAGAATATAAACGGGAAAATCGATTTAACTACCGATACCTTAAAGTGGACGGATTTATCTTTTAATTACCTGGATACCGCCTATACCTCTATAGGGAAACTGGCAAGCTTTAATGCCCCCCAGTTAAACTTTACGCTTACTTCTAAAGAACTGGATTTAGCCTCTGACATCAAGATTAAAAATGACCTGATAAAGATAAATGCCTTGACGGGTAAATACCTTGATTCTAAATTCAATATCAAAGGCAATATTGATACGCAAGATAGGGCTAACCCTATGTTAGATATGTACGCCGAAGTTAACCTTAAGCCCGAAGACGCTTTCGGATTCCTCCCCCCTGCCCTGGCGGAAAATCTGAAAAAAATAAAACCGCAGGGTATCTTGAATATCAAAGGGGCGTTAAAAGGCAAGGCGCCGGCTTATAAAGACTGGGAGGCATCCCTGACTGCTACTGCCCCTACATTTTCCGTATATGGCCTGAAACTTACGGAATTCTCTATCGAAGCCGCGCAAAAAAACGGAATATTGAAAGTCGTACCGCTTACTGCTTCTGCTTATTCGGGAGTGATAAGCCTCAATTTTATATCTGATTTAAAGCCGGCCCTTCCGGAGTACGCGTTAAAATTTGACGCCTCCAGGATTGAACTGGCCAAATTAAAGTCGGATACGGAATTTAAAAACCAGGACATAGCGGGGACATTGAGTCTTACCGCGGATTTAAAGGGCAATTTTAACGGCCCGGACAGCTTAAAAGGCCAGGGCGCGATTTCTGTCAAAAATGGGAAATTGTGGCAGCTTAACCTATTTAAGGGCTTGGGAGAATTATTTTTGCTGTCGGATTATGAAAAAATCGTGTTTAAAGAGGCCTCCGCGGATTTCGTGGTTAACGATAAAAACATCTCTACCGATAACCTCAAGTTAGCCAGCGACCAAATGAAGCTAAATTGCCAGGGTCAGCTGGGATTTGACGGGGCATTGGGCTTTACGGTCTATACCGAAGTAAACAAAGAGCTCATCCGC comes from Candidatus Omnitrophota bacterium and encodes:
- a CDS encoding AsmA-like C-terminal region-containing protein, producing the protein MKKKIFIVIALLLIFSVFCGIIYLNNVFLPTKAKKLLADTLTQSLHYNVEIGKIKYSLIRGFIINDIVIYDKTKDKENTLLTVKETSCHILFLPLIKERKIIIPVIHIDSPYLYIRYQKDNNFNFSRVFSLKDKPQDKPGVKLSFFIYKINIFNGSGTFQDEHFEPKFTRTIQDFSMGFNLKPIDKVAFLTQAKIISDKQTITKVSGEGEYGFFSKELNAKISLANLILPEFNPYFRGLPFSIATGAVENGKFELKFKDGLANLKGSLAVKGLALGKGNLNLTGDINIVPELSYDRKKDIFNYQANLQLLQANLTGIQYINKLNNISGDIGLTNDRIWTNNLKLQALDCAFLLNGAIENLINPSLKANLTCEQLNLEKLFSILPSKPKGFNLSGTSKTRIDIEGPINKLPLGIKANLELKDAKIEAALLKDPLKNINGKIDLTTDTLKWTDLSFNYLDTAYTSIGKLASFNAPQLNFTLTSKELDLASDIKIKNDLIKINALTGKYLDSKFNIKGNIDTQDRANPMLDMYAEVNLKPEDAFGFLPPALAENLKKIKPQGILNIKGALKGKAPAYKDWEASLTATAPTFSVYGLKLTEFSIEAAQKNGILKVVPLTASAYSGVISLNFISDLKPALPEYALKFDASRIELAKLKSDTEFKNQDIAGTLSLTADLKGNFNGPDSLKGQGAISVKNGKLWQLNLFKGLGELFLLSDYEKIVFKEASADFVVNDKNISTDNLKLASDQMKLNCQGQLGFDGALGFTVYTEVNKELIRDSSDIRKFTAAILGGLSDALTIKVSGTIQDPKYKIVPVAADLIKNLKDFILGK